A single region of the Cinclus cinclus chromosome 10, bCinCin1.1, whole genome shotgun sequence genome encodes:
- the KCNJ13 gene encoding LOW QUALITY PROTEIN: inward rectifier potassium channel 13 (The sequence of the model RefSeq protein was modified relative to this genomic sequence to represent the inferred CDS: substituted 1 base at 1 genomic stop codon), which produces PTTCGKKFLASTGTSTPDQSSPSPRAQVIPSSCTKTLXRLKMTTDTIESNNTKSSAPLLTQRYLRLVTKDGHSTFQMAGAQGRGVAYLRDVWGILMDMRWRWMMLVFSASFVIHWLVFAVLWYLLAEMNGDLELDHDAPPDNHTICVKYITSFTAAFSFSLETQLTIGYGTMFPSGDCPSAIALLAIQMVLGLMLEAFLTGAFVAKIARPKNRALSIRFSHSAVVTHTEGKPHLMFQVANTRSSPLTSVQISAILYQEQESGQLHQTSIDFHLDSVTVDECPFFIFPLTYYHSITASSPLAALLQREAPHHFELVVFLSAVQEGTGETCQRRTSYLPSEILVYHHFASLLARNAKGEYQIKMENFDKTVPELPAAADSKSPKRTDKEIRINGQHTDSFQLSETGLTE; this is translated from the exons AAGATGACAACAGATACGATAGAGAGCAATAACACCAAATCCAGCGCTCCCCTCCTGACTCAGAGGTACCTGAGGCTGGTGACCAAGGATGGCCACAGCACGTTCCAGATGGCCGGTGCCCAAGGCAGAGGCGTGGCGTACCTCCGAGACGTGTGGGGGATACTCATGGACATGCGCTGGAGATGGATGATGCTCGTCTTCTCGGCTTCCTTTGTCATTCACTGGCTGGTCTTTGCAGTGCTCTGGTATCTGCTGGCTGAGATGAATGGGGACCTGGAGCTGGACCATGATGCTCCACCTGACAACCACACTATATGTGTCAAGTACATCACCAGTTTTACAGCTGCTTTCTCCTTCTCACTGGAGACACAACTCACGATTGGCTACGGCACCATGTTCCCAAGTGGGGACTGTCCCAGTGCTATTGCACTGCTGGCAATCCAGATGGTCCTGGGGCTCATGCTAGAAGCCTTCCTCACAG GTGCTTTTGTGGCCAAGATTGCACGCCCAAAGAACCGGGCACTCTCCATCCGCTTCTCACACTCTGCCGTGGTCACACACACTGAGGGGAAGCCACACCTCATGTTCCAGGTGGCCAACACTCGCTCCAGCCCCCTGACCAGCGTCCAGATCTCTGCTATACTTTACCAAGAACAAGAGAGTGGGCAGCTGCACCAAACTAGCATTGACTTTCACCTGGACAGCGTCACTGTGGACGAGtgtccttttttcattttcccactGACCTACTACCACTCCATCACTGCATCCAGcccactggctgctctcctTCAAAGAGAAGCTCCTCACCATTTTGAGCTGGTCGTCTTCCTGTcagctgtgcaggagggaaCAGGAGAAACGTGTCAGAGGAGAACATCCTACCTCCCATCAGAGATCCTGGTGTACCACCACTTTGCCTCCCTGCTAGCCCGCAATGCCAAAGGTGAATACCAGATCAAGATGGAGAATTTTGATAAGACTGTTCctgagctcccagcagcagctgactCAAAAAGTCCAAAAAGGACTGACAAGGAGATCCGCATCAATGGACAGCACACCGACAGCTTCCAGCTCTCTGAGACTGGCCTCACAGAGTAG